One segment of Odontesthes bonariensis isolate fOdoBon6 chromosome 1, fOdoBon6.hap1, whole genome shotgun sequence DNA contains the following:
- the stard5 gene encoding stAR-related lipid transfer protein 5 — MDYEERAAAAADCLLCYRRDEAGWKVCKKSNDVVVSWRPSSEFHGNVYKGEGLVSGSPEKVWECLKPVPNGLRVKWDNNVKKFELLEQITQDISICRTVTPSAAMGIIAPRDFVDVILVKQYEDGTISSNATNVSHPSCPAQSGYVRGFNHPCGCICVPISGEPNKTQVFSFFQTDLGGLLPRSVVDSFFPSSMAEFYSNLAKSVKSLKDL, encoded by the exons ATGGATTATGAGGAGCgagccgcagcggcggcggacTGCCTGCTCTGCTACAGGAGGGACGAGGCCGGCTGGAAAGTCTGCAAAAAATCG AATGATGTGGTTGTGTCTTGGCGCCCCTCATCTGAGTTCCATGGGAATGT TTATAAGGGGGAGGGGCTTGTCAGCGGCAGTCCTGAGAAAGTATGGGAatgcctgaaaccagttcccaaCGGGCTCCGAGTCAAATGGGACAACAATGTCAAAAAGTTTGAGCTTCTGGAACAGATCACACAG GACATCTCTATCTGCCGAACTGTCACGCCATCAGCAGCTATGGGTATCATAGCTCCACGAGACTTTGTAGATGTTATTTTAGTAAAGCAATATGAAGATGGCACCATTTCATCGAATG CTACCAATGTGAGTCATCCTAGTTGTCCTGCCCAGTCTGGCTATGTGAGAGGATTCAATCATCCATGTGGCTGCATTTGTGTTCCAATCTCTGG AGAGCCCAACAAAACCCAGGTGTTCAGTTTCTTCCAGACAGACCTGGGTGGCTTACTTCCTCGCTCTGTGGTTGACTCGTTCTTTCCTTCCAGTATGGCAGAGTTCTACAGCAACCTCGCCAAGTCTGTTAAATCCCTGAAGGACCTTTGA